One segment of Macadamia integrifolia cultivar HAES 741 unplaced genomic scaffold, SCU_Mint_v3 scaffold2784, whole genome shotgun sequence DNA contains the following:
- the LOC122067252 gene encoding uncharacterized protein LOC122067252, with the protein MDKSKRSGRALMVSLFIISQLLIISTIGVGEADHGPNAVERGINFKTSFEKLTSLIKLAWHHFKIPDSERIKEGGANAKAAGHAAHEPGEKVKRTIPHHDGQENEL; encoded by the exons ATGGATAAATCCAAAAGGTCAGGCAGAGCCCTGATGGTTTCACTATTTATCATCTCTCAGTTGTTGATCATATCCACAATTGGAGTTGGAGAAGCTGATCATGGTCCAAACGCTGTGGAAAGAGGCATCAACTTTAAAACCTCTTTCGAAAAACTTACATCTTTGATCAAACTTGCTTGGCATCATTTCAAAATCCCTGATTCAGA GAGAATTAAGGAAGGAGGGGCCAATGCTAAAGCCGCAGGACATGCAGCGCATGAGCCTGGAGAGAAGGTCAAGAGAACCATACCCCATCATGATGGACAAGAGAACGAGCTCTGA